TCGGCTTTGCTGTAGGGCTTATTAAACGTTTTGCAGATTTTCTGGAATACAAGGACGCCAGGGTGATCCTGATACCGTTTTTGATAAACCTGGCGTTTTTAGCCCTGGGCTCCGACTCTGATAATATTGTATTCTTCCTGATAAAACAGGGCTTCCTGCCCTTTATGCTGATATATCTCTCATCACGCAAATACTTATTTCAATTAAACTGAAAAAAGAATATGGAACTGGTATTTATTACAGAGGCAAGGTTTATTAAAGACTCAGACGGGAGAATATTTTCCACCGACGGCACTTTCTCAAAAGAGTTATGGGCGAGGTATCTAAGAAGCTTCAGCCACGTATATGTTATTGCACGCGTAGGCAGAAACGCAGAAACTAAAATGGAGGAAAACTTCAGGGCGGATTCATCTCAAGTGTCTTTTATTGAGGTGCCTTACTACACCGGGCTTAAAGGCTGCTTAAAGAACTACATAGAAATAAAAAAAATAATAAAAGGCAGCATCCTAAAAGGCAGGGCGTATATCTGCAGAATACCGGGCATTCTGGGTACAATTGCAGCGGGTGAGCTAAGGAAAAAAGGCCTGCCTTATGGAACAGAAGCAGCAGGTGATCCGTATGAAGTCTTTGCCCCCGGAGCTGTTAAGAGCCCCCTGCGCCCGATTTTCAGGATTATTATGACGCGCCAGATGAAAAATATTGTCCTGAATTCATCTGCTGTTTTGTATGTAACCAGAAAGGCATTGCAGAACCGGTATCCTGCAAAGCCGGGAACGTTTACTGTCAGCGCCTCAAATGTAATGCTGAAGGAAGAAAACATACTGAAAACTCCCGTAACGTTTAAACGGAAAGGCGAATTCAACATAATTTCCATCGGTTCGCTTGAGCAGATGTATAAGGCGCCCGACGTTACGCTTAAGGCTATTCAGCTGCTGAACCAAAACCAGTTCCCATGCAGGCTGACCTGGATAGGGGAGGGAAAATACAAGCAGGATATGATACTTCTTTCCAAAGAGCTGGGAATTGAAGACAGGGTATTATTTACAGGAAGTGTTCCCCCGGGCGAGGGCGTAAGAAGATATCTGGATACTTCAGATATTTTTGTCCTGGCATCCAGAACCGAGGGGCTGCCAAGGGCCATGATTGAGGCAATGGGAAGAGGACTTCCGTGTATAGGTACAAATGCCGGAGGAATACCGGAACTTCTTGAAGAGGAAGCAATTGTTCCTAAAAATAATCCGGAAGCTTTGTTTGAAAGAATTAAACGCCTGATTGAGAACCCTGAAATGGCTGAAGGTCAGGCTAATAGAAATTTATCGGAAGCACGCACCTACATTTCAGAACTGCTTGATATAAAAAGAAGAAGTTTTTATGAAACATTAAAAGCAACCGTTCAAAGGGGAAGCGAACCATGCCAAAACAGAAGATCTGCTTTATTGTCTCAACCGCCTTTACCGCGCATGCATTTTTAGCCGGGCACATTGAAGCCCTGTCTGAAGAGCATGAGGTTTATCTGGCGGGAAATTTTTCTGAAGAAGACATGCCTGTACTAAGCAGGCTTAAGATTGCAGGATATATGAGTATCCCGGTTCACAGAAAGATTAAGCCTGTTCAGGACGTAAGAGCCGTCATTAAGCTGGCAAAATATTTCAGGCAGATGAAATTTTCTGCCATTCATTCAGTTACGCCTAAGGCAGGACTGGCCGCAGCGGCCGCGGGGAGGCTTGCAGGTGTGCCTAACAGAATACATATCTTTACCGGGCAGGTATGGCATACAAAAAAAGGGATCTTCAGGTTTATCCTTAAAACAATTGACAGGCTTATTGCAGCTTTATCGACAAACATACTGGTCGACGGCAGTTCGCAGAGAGAGTTTCTGGCAAGTGAAAAGGTAATAAAAAAAGAAAACTCCCTTGTCTTCGGGAAAGGTTCCATAAGCGGCGTTGACTTAAGGGCTTTCAGACCTAAGGAAAACCTGAGAAGTGAAATAAGAAAAAGCATGAGTATTCCTGAAGAAAAAATTGTATTCCTTTTCCTTGGGCGGCTGAACAGGGACAAAGGAATTCCGGAACTAATTGAGGCATTCAGGAGGCTCAAGGAAAAAGATCCACGTGTGTTTTTATTGCTGGCCGGCTATGATGAGGAAGATCTTGCAGCACTCGCACGTGAAAGACTTTCACCTGGCGACTTTTACTTTTACGGCCCGACTGCAAAACCCCAGGAGCTTTACCAGGCCTGCGACATATTCTGCCTGCCCAGCCACAGGGAGGGATTTGGAAGCAGTGTGATTGAGGCCTCCGCGTGTGCAAAGGCTGTAATTGCAAGTGATACCTACGGGCTCATGGATGCAATGATAGATAATGCGACAGGCCTGAGGCACAAAGCCGGGGACGCAGAATCCCTGTTCCGGAAGATGAAGCAGCTTTCTGAAGATGATGAACTCAGAATCAGGCTGGGTGAAAAAGGAGAGAAATATGTAAGAGAAAACTTTTCTTCGGAAATAATAACGGGTTACTGGAAGAGCTTCTATGGGGAATTATTAAAAAGTGAAGTATCCTTTAAGAATTACAGGAGTGCTTACCGGAGGCTGATAAAGCCCGCGGCAGATTTTATATTCTCTCTTTTGCTCATGGCTTTAATGCTGCCGGTATTTGCTGTAACCATTCTGCTGCTTCTGATATTCAATGAAGGGAAGGTATTCTTTTTACAGACTCGTCCGGGCTTAAATGGAAGCCCTTTCAGAATAATAAAGTTCAGGACGATGAACGAAAGGAAAGATGAAAAGGGGGATCTTCTGCCGGATGAAAAGCGGCTTATTCCGGTTGGGAAAATGATAAGAAAGCTTTCAATTGATGAAATACCCCAGCTGTTTAATGTAATAAAAGGCGACATGTCGCTAATAGGTCCAAGACCTTTACTGCCGGAATACTTGCCATTGTACAGTTCGTCTCAAAAGAGGCGGCATGAAGTAAAGCCGGGGATAACCGGGTGGGCGCAGGTAAACGGAAGAAATCAGGTCAGCTGGGAGAAAAAATTCAATATGGATATTTATTACGTGGATAACATCAATTTTTCCCTGGATCTGAAAATAGCAGTGCTGACAATAATAAAAATTATTAAAAGAGAGGGAGTCAGTTCAGCTACTTCACAAACGATGGAAAAATTTTCCGGGAGCGGATTGTTAAAGGTTTCGGCCGGGGCACAGGAGATTAAAATCTGCAGTTAAATTTATCAAAAGACATTCTCTATAAATAAGGAGGGAAGATGAGACCGATAGCAGTTTTTGGAGGCGGGGGCTTCGGCAAGGAAGTCCAGGCATGGATTCAGCAGATAGGGGGATGGGAGTTTATCGGTTTTTTTGATGATAATAAGCCTGTAAATTCTCTGGTAAATGATGCTCCTGTTCTTGGGGGGCTTGAAGAATTAAATTGTTTTCAGTATGAGCTGGATGTGGTTTTTGCAATAGGGGATCCGGTAATTAAAAAAAGGATAATTGAGAGTCTGACAAACAAGAAAATTAAGTTCCCCGTTTTAATACACCCGTCGGCTGTCATCGGGAACCCGAAATATGTAGAGATCGGGGCCGGAACAATTATTGCCCCGAATACAGTTGTTACAACAAACATTGTAATTGGAAAGCATGTAGCCCTGAATTATTCATGCACCGTGGGGCATGACACGGCAATAAAAGATTATTCTGCCTTTATGCCCTGCGTAAGCATCTCGGGTGAGGTTGAAATCGGGGAATGTGTTTATGTCGGCACAGGGGCAAGAGTTATCAACAGAAAAAATATCGGTGATAATACAGTTGTGGGTGCGGGGGCTGTTGTGACAAAGTCCCTGCCTGAATACTGTACTGCAGTCGGTGTGCCAGCAAGGCCAATTAAATATCACCGTATGAAAAAAGCGGGCTAGAGCTGCAGCTGAAAAATCAGACGCTGAGATTCAGGCGCTGAGATTCAGACGCTGAGATTCAGACGCTGAGATTCAGACGAGGATAATGGCCGGCGGTATTAGTACCTGCTTATGAATATATTATTTGAGGGATATGTAAAGGGAAAAAGTGATTATGTGACGGTGCAAAGAAAAGATGACGGGAAAATGCCGCCGGAAAAATTATTCAAAAAATAAAAGGTGTGCAGCATATCTGCCGCACACCAGGAAAATGAGATTATTTTAGGCAAAGGTTAATTGGTTAAGGCAATGAACAATCAGGCCGCAAAGGACTTTGTTCCTGCCTTTTCAAAGCATTTAATTATTGTACCTGTTACACGCTCTAGCTCCTCCTCAGTCATGCCTGATCCTGAAGGAAGGCAGAGTCCCCGTTCAAAAAGACCATCAGATATCCCGCATCCGTAATAGGGGAAACCGCTGAATACGGGCTGAAGGTGCATGGGCTTCCACAGGGGGCGCGATTCAATATTTTCAGCTTCAAGTGCAAGCCTCAGATCTTCTCTTGTAAGGCCCCCGCTTTGCCTTGGATCAATTGTAATGCAGGTGAGCCAGCGGTTGGAACGGGCATCCTGCAGTTCTTCCTGAAATCCTATTCCCGGGAGCTTATCAAGGCTGTTCCTGTAATAGGAATAATTAGCTCTTCTCTGTGCTATCCTTTTATCAAGCACCCTCATCTGCCCCCGTCCTATACCTGCGCTGATGTTGCTCATCCTGTAGTTGTATCCGGTCTGTGAGTGCTGGTAGTGCGGGGCGAGGTCCCGGGCCTGGGCCGAGAGAAAGCGGGCTTTTTCTACGTATTCCTTATTATTGGAAAGGAGTGCCCCGCCTCCTGAAGTGGTAATGATTTTGTTCCCGTTAAAGGAAATGACGCCCATATCACCGAAAGTGGCAAGGTGCCTGTCTTTATAAAATGAACCCAGTGCCTCGGCGGCATCTTCTATTACCGGGATATCATAGTGCATGGATATCTGCATTATGCTCTCCATCTCAGAAGGGTTTCCGTAAAGATGGACCAGAATTATGGCTTTAGGTTTTTTACCATTTCTTAGCCTCTCTTTTATTGCTCTTTCCAGCATTAGAGGACTCATATTCCAAGATTCTTCCTCACTGTCCACAAAGACCGGTACCGCGTTCTGATAAATAACCGGATTTGCTGAGGCGGCAAAAGTAAAGCTTGAGCAGAGCACCTCGTCGCCATGTTTTATTCCAAGCGTTACAAGTGCCATATGGATTGCAGCCGTGCCCGAATTAAGGGCCACCGAATGCCGTGCACCGGTATAGCCTGAGAGGTCACGTTCAAAGCCGTCGACATTTGGACCAAGCGGCGCAATCCAGTTGGATGAAAATGCATCATTTATAAATGAAATTTCCTCTCCTCCCATGTGCGGCGGTGAAAGCCAAATTTTACTTTTCATTTATGCAGTGCTCCTTTTCCATTAAATTTCTTTTTGTATTGTGGATTAACTTTCTTAAAAAAGCTATGAGCCGTAAGCGCTTATGCCGTCTGTAAGTTTGCCAGTGACAAATTCATCCCGGAATTACCTGCCCTGAAGGCTTTTGTGACTGCATGGCTCTTCCTGTCCTGAGGCTGAAACTCAGGGATGAGTTCACATAAAATGTCTATTATTTCGCCGCGTGATAACTGCCCGTCGGCTGCTTCAAAATAGTTCAGGCTTTCAGAAAGAAGGTTTGAAATGCAGCTGCTTGCATTACGGGCAATCAGTATTTTGTCGTGGATTGTCTTTTCATAGTGTTCGCCTTCAATAAAGAGTTCTTCATAAAGTTTTTCACCGGGGCGGAGGCCTGTTACTTTTATTTCTATATCTGTGCCTTCAGACAGTCCGGCAAGCCTAATTATATCTTTTGCAAGATCAATTATCTTAACCGGCTGGCCCATATCCAGCACAAAAACTTCTCCGCCTTTATTGAGAACCGAGGCCTGAAGAACGAGCTGTACGGCTTCAGGTATGGTCATGAAATATCTTATTATTTCGGGATGCGTAATTGTAATAGGGCCGCCATTCTGCAGCTGCTTCTGAAACGTTCTTACCACGCTGCCGCGGCTGCCCAGGACGTTGCCGAAACGCACTGCAGAGTAGGACCAGCCAGTTTTCCTTGCAGCCTCCAGGACAATCATTTCAGTTGCACGCTTGCTTGCTCCCATAATGTTTGTGGGATTAACTGCCTTATCGGAAGAAATGGATATAAAGTGCCTGACGCCGTACTCAACAGCCAGGGAAACTATATTTTTTGTACCCAGTATATTATTTGTCACGGCCTCCTGGGGGTTGCTTTCCATTAGCGGAACATGCTTATGGGCAGCGGCATGGAAAATTACGTCAGGATAAAATTCATCAAAAATGCCTCTTAATCTTTCCCTGCTTCTGAGGTCGGCTATGCGTGCTGAAATTACTGTATCCAGCTTTTCAGATCCTGTAAATTCTTTTTTTATGGCCAGGAGCTCCTGCTCAATTTCAAATATGGAGTTTTCCCCATGGCCGATAAGAATCATTCCGGCAGGATTGCACCTGAGCACCTGGCGGCATAGTTCGCTTCCTATGGAGCCTCCTGCCCCGGTAATTAAAACTTTTTTCCCTTTAAGGAGCAGCTTTACTTTTGCATTATCCGTAATTACAGGTTCCCTGCGCAGAAGGTCTTCAATCTGTATCTTTCTGATTTTGCTTATATTTACATTCCCGTTCAGAATCTCAAATATTCCGGGTACAGTCAGTGTTTCCACGCCCGCTGCCTCACAGTTGGACATTATCTGTCTTATTTTTATTCCTGAGGCCATGGGCATGGCAATAATGACCTTGCTGACGTTCAGTTCCTTTATAACTGAAGCAATATCATCTGTTGATCCCTTAATGGGGATACCTCTAAGTTTCAGGTTATGTTTTGATGAATCATCATCCACAAAAGCTACCGGGTTAAGTCCCAGGTGTGCATTGCGCTGCATTTCGAGAGCTATGCTGAAGCCCGATTCTCCGGCCCCGGCAATCAGGACACTCTGCATCGGATGCTTTTTCAGTAATACCTTCTGGTTGGCAAGGTCGATAAAGCGGATGCTGAACCTGATAGAGACTATGGTAATCATGCTGAAGATTCCATCAAGCAAAGGAAGTGACACCGGGAAAATGACAAACGGGTGAACCTGTGACTTTTCCAGGGCATAGAAAAAAGAAAACTCAACAGCTACTGCAACTGCAGAGATAAATATAGCATAAGCCAATTCATCCACACTTGCCATGCGCCAGAGTCTGCCGTAGAACCTGCTTACTCCAAGAACAGCCAGTTTAATTAAGGTGAATAACAGGGAATAAACCAGCAGCGGGGAGCTGTACAAATCCCAGTTTACCGTTCCATCCAGACGGATGAAGAGTGCCAGATAAGGATTGAAGAAAAAGATGATTATGTCCATCAGAAGGAAATGACGGATGCACAGCTTTTTAATCTGGTTTGATAATATTTCTAATGCCATAGTAGTATCTTGAGTTATTACTTAAATATTTATTTAATACTCAAAAGCCCGGAGGCCGCATCTGCCCCCTTACTCAGTGAAAAATTGAGAGTCCATAGGGGTTTTCCAACCCCATATGAACTCTCCTGGGGGGAGCGGGAGGATTTCCGTTACTTCATCATTATCATTTTTAATGTCCTGACGAAGCTTCTTTCCGAAGCAACATCCCTGGATTCCATCCTGAGCAGGTAAATCCCGCTTGCAAGGCGGCTTGCATTCCATACCTGCTTATATGATCCGGCAGACTGGATCTCATTGACCAGTTCAGCGACCCTCTCGCCGAGCATATTGTAAATGGTAAGGTTTACCCTGCTTAGAGACGGCAGTTCATAGCTGATTGTTGTAGCAGGATTAAACGGGTTAGGATAATTCTGCACGAGGTTATACTCACGGGGGAGTATTTCAACGTCGGACACATCAGAGTAGGCGTATCCTCCGTTCCTGCTGATGAATTTAACTCTGTATGAGTATTTCCCGTCTGAAGGAACCTTGTCACTGAATTCAAAATCCTTCAGCCCTTCAGAGGAAACAAGGGCGATATTCTTCCAGCTGCCTTGTCCGGCTGAAGTTCTCTCAAGCTCAAAATTACCCGCTACGTTTAAGTTTGTATGCCAGGTAAGTCTTACGTTATTTTCACTTGCCGAGGTGGAGAACTTTTCAAAAACGGGGCTGGCGCTTACCTTGAATGTCCTGGTAGAGCCATCCTGTCCCCAGTAGTTTAATCCATTTACACCGTTCTGGAAGTGCTTTAGAATCTCGGAAGAAGAAAGCTCTGTGTTATGGAAAGCCAGCTCATCGAGAGTACCTTTTAAGAGGCTTGCGCCTAAGAAGCTTCCGATTTCGAGTTTTGACGCTGGTGATGAAAAATCCACGCTGAAGCTCTTGTTCATAGAGGCTGAGAGTACTCCGTCAACATAGAGTTTTACGTCACCGGTTGAGCCGTTCCTGGTTGCAGCAATGTGGTGCCACTGGTTGTCGGTTACTGTTGTGCCGTAGAGTGAAGCCGTCTGGCCTCCGCCTGACAAGTAGAAGCGGGCCTTACCATTTACAGGATTTATTCCAATGTACCAGTTGGCTCCTGTAGAGGAGAAGCTCCGGCTTATAATGGCCTGGAAGGCTGGAGGAGGAGTCTGGGCCTTGAACCAGGTTTCAACCGAGAAATTTCCCTTGGAAGTAAAGTCGAGTGATGTATTTGCCGGAACCGTCAGTTTTGAGGTGGTGCCGTCAAAATCCTGAGCCGAAGCAACCTTACCCTGGGTGTTGGGGGTAGTAGTTCCCGAGGCATTATTTACCTGAAGGAAATCAGCATAATTTCCAGAGGTCTGCTCATCCAGCTTCCAGTAGCTCACCAGACCGGCAGGAGTTACAGTAGCCTCGGCAACTGTGATTGTAAATGTCTGAACCGCAGCAGGATTAAGTCCGTTATCTGCTTTTACACTTACCTGGAAAGTTCCGGCCAGTGCGGGAGTCCACTGAATAAGTCCGGTTGCGGGGTCTATTGTCATGGCTACATCGGGGGACGCTGTCAGTGAATACGTTGGAGCAGGTGTCCCGGCAGCATTTACGTCATAGGAGTACAGTTCACCCACCGTGGCCGCTGTCACAGGAGACGAAGTAATGACCGGTTCAGGTGAAAGTATGTAGCCCTGGCCTGCCATTCCGTTCTGGAAGTGCTGAAGTATCTCTGATGCTGAAAGTTCAGCGCTGTGGATTGCCACTTCGTCAAGAGTTCCTTTAAGGAGGCTGCCCCCCAGGAAGCTCCCTACTTCAAGCTTTGAAGTGGAACCGGAGAAATCCACATTAAAGCTCTTGTTAGTGCCGGCAGTGAGCACTCCGTCGACATATAGCTTGATATCACCCGTTGCACCATTTCTTGTAGCTGCAATGTGGTGCCACTGGTTATCTGTAACAGTTGTGCCATAGAGTGACGCTGTCTGACCGCCACCTGAGATGTAGAATCTTGCTTTTCCATTGGTGGGGTTAATGCCCATGTACCAGTTTGCTCCTGTAGAGGAGAAGCTCCGGCTTAAGATAGCCTGGAACTGTGAAGGGGGAGTCTGGGACATGAACCAGGCTTCAAGTGAAAAGCTTCCTTTGGAAGTAAAGTCAAGCGAAGCACTGGCTGGAACAGAGATCTTTGAAGTTACGCCGTCGAAATACTGTGCACCGCCGACTTTCCCCTGAAGAACAGGACTGGAGCTTCCGGCGGCATTATTTATCTTCTTAAAATCGGAATAACTTCCTGAGGTCTGCTCATCCAGCTTCCAGTAGCTGATCATGCCTGAATAAGGTGCCTGTGCTACAGTGATTGAAAACGTCTGAACCGCAGCAGGATTAAGCCCGTTATCAGCCTTAACGCTTACCTGGAAAGTTCCGGCGGCAGACGGGGTCCAGCGGATTACTCCTGTTACAGGATCAATTGTCATAGTCCCGTCAGGAGACGCTGTAAGTGAATACGCCGGAGCAGGAGTTCCTGTTGCATTTACGTCATATGTATAAAGTACGCCCACTGTGGCAGCTATTACCGGTGAAGAAGTAATGACCGGTTCGGGTGAAAGGATGTAGCCCTGACCCAGTGCGCCGTTCTGAAAATGCTTCAGGATCCCGGAAGCAGAAAGTTCAGTGTTATGGAAAGCCAGTTCGTCAAGTGTTCCTTTTAAGAGGCTTCCGCCAAGTAAGCTTCCCACTTCAAGCTTAGAGACAGGTGAAGCAAAGTCCACGCTGAAGCTCTTGTTCATAGTTGCAGAAAGAGCGCCGTCAACATAGAGTTTTATGTCACCGGTAGTTCCGTTTCTTGTAGCGGCAATGTGGTGCCACTGGTTGTCGGTTACTGTTGTACCGTAGAGTGAAGCAGTCTGTCCCCCGCCTGATAAATAGAAGCGGGCCTTGCCATTTACAGGGTTTACGCCCACGTACCAGGTGGCTCCATTTGAGGAGATGCTCCGGCTAATAAGGGCCTGGAATGCTGAAGGCGGAGTCTGGGCTTTGAACCACATTTCCACAGAGAAGCTTCCCAGGGAAGTAAAGTCAAGTGATGGATTTGCCGGAACCGTCAGTTTTGAAGTGGTGCCGTCAAAATCCTGAGATGATCCAACCCTGCCCTGAAGATTGGGGGTAGTAGTTCCCGAGGCGTTATTTACCTGAAGAAAGTCCGCGTAGCTTCCAGAGGTCTGCTCATCAAGCTTCCAGTAGCTTACCAGGCCCAGAGGAACAGAGGAAGCTTTTCCAAGGAGGAATATATTCCCGGAGAAATCTGAAAAATTTACGCTTGAAGTGACAACTCCTGTTCCGGGTGCAGAGCCGGTGCCTCCAAGGTTTATCCATTTACCGGAGCCGTCATTTTTTACAACGCGTACCAGTGAGCTGTCGCTTATATTATCAGCCGCATCATAATTCATTGTTAAGGCTGCACTTTGAACCCCGGAATTTGGAGACTTTGAAATTGTAAAATATCTGACGGAAGAAACTGCGCTTAAATAGGGGAAAAGATTATTAGCCGGCGGTGTCCCGGTAATCATTTCTGCAGTATAAGTTGTCAGTTCAGAAGCTGCATCAGTTACATTAAGTTTTGCAAAGTAGCCTGAGGTGCCTTTCCCAAGAGGAAAATTCATTTCTACAGGTGAAGCGGATGCAACCTGAAAAGCAATGGGTCCATCCGTAAAACCGGTTTTGCTTCCTCCTGTAATGCTGCCGCCCGGAGGAATTGTAATCAGGTTTCCGTTGGAAGTTATTCTGCCGCTCATATCCAGCACATTGGCCCTCAGCGGTGAATTTAGTATTACATCATAGGATATAAAGTAGTTCAGGCTGTTAGTTCTGTCATCCATGCCTATAATTGGGATTAGTCCCGCGGTATTAATTGTATGCGGAGTTTTATTTGGATTAACCCCGAAGACAAATCTGGAATAGCTTATGCCGCCAAACGCAGGGTTGCTGTAAGTTCCGACTTTGGAGTCGGAAGATACAGTCAGGTTATTCCTTATGTTGATAGAAGCATAATGAACATTCGTTCCGGGTTCAGTGCAGATGTAGAACTCCCCGCCCTTTTCGACCGTCAGGTTATCGCAATAAGAGAAGAAGAGGTATTCAATACCCTGGCTCATTCTGCTGAAGGCGGTCAGTTTTGAATTCGGTCCGCTTACAACTATATTCCTGACATTTGTACCCTGGCCTGAGAAAAGGTAGATCTGTTGTGAATTGCTGTTGAGCACAGTAATGCCGCCGGCGGTATAAAAGCTGCTGCTGTTCAGGTTCAGGAAAGCGTCCCCTGTCTGATTAGGGCAGTCCCATACCATGGTGGCGCTGTACATTGCTGTCTGTGTCGGGAATGTGGGGGCGGCATCAATAACGCCCGTAATAAGGCAGGTGGAACCGCCGTACCATGTAGTGCTCGTATATCCGAAGTTGCCGGAAAGGCCGGCCATTCCGGCATTTTGTGCGTGCTCATATGTACCGTATACGTAAAGATATCCTGTG
The DNA window shown above is from Ignavibacteria bacterium and carries:
- a CDS encoding T9SS type A sorting domain-containing protein; the encoded protein is MAKYALTMLILLVMVFVSDDLAQTPAPANGDYQSAATGVWEDPATWQKYNNGVWESSTDFPASQTSLTAAKINIQSGTTVTLTAPKTVRNLWLNGVLVTSSTNLLTVLPNYSITGGSLTAYVDGPVAAQVNSTAMRVLKFPVGKAGQGRPVEFTVAHKSTALTTFTAELIVGAPPIYTMPATIGQIYQTRYVRILKTGTNITSNAQIKLSYDTDDGVGNNYGQLRIAKNDINANWVDIGGIGTSPVTGTIISSATLMANYGNSDATGTIFALGSTITLPKITGNAGMAGVVLSYMDGTLKTVTTDAAGNYSISVPYGWSGTVTPALAGYNFTPQNKVYSNVIQDVKAENYTPASIYNDYRTSSIGNWEDPAIWEAFDGTNWIPSPNYPIAVTGTVTLNPEALVSLNSKLTILSGGVLDNKGILDVSSTLTISAGGVLRNEGTLENPNVGTSTSPNYTGYLYVYGTYEHAQNAGMAGLSGNFGYTSTTWYGGSTCLITGVIDAAPTFPTQTAMYSATMVWDCPNQTGDAFLNLNSSSFYTAGGITVLNSNSQQIYLFSGQGTNVRNIVVSGPNSKLTAFSRMSQGIEYLFFSYCDNLTVEKGGEFYICTEPGTNVHYASINIRNNLTVSSDSKVGTYSNPAFGGISYSRFVFGVNPNKTPHTINTAGLIPIIGMDDRTNSLNYFISYDVILNSPLRANVLDMSGRITSNGNLITIPPGGSITGGSKTGFTDGPIAFQVASASPVEMNFPLGKGTSGYFAKLNVTDAASELTTYTAEMITGTPPANNLFPYLSAVSSVRYFTISKSPNSGVQSAALTMNYDAADNISDSSLVRVVKNDGSGKWINLGGTGSAPGTGVVTSSVNFSDFSGNIFLLGKASSVPLGLVSYWKLDEQTSGSYADFLQVNNASGTTTPNLQGRVGSSQDFDGTTSKLTVPANPSLDFTSLGSFSVEMWFKAQTPPSAFQALISRSISSNGATWYVGVNPVNGKARFYLSGGGQTASLYGTTVTDNQWHHIAATRNGTTGDIKLYVDGALSATMNKSFSVDFASPVSKLEVGSLLGGSLLKGTLDELAFHNTELSASGILKHFQNGALGQGYILSPEPVITSSPVIAATVGVLYTYDVNATGTPAPAYSLTASPDGTMTIDPVTGVIRWTPSAAGTFQVSVKADNGLNPAAVQTFSITVAQAPYSGMISYWKLDEQTSGSYSDFKKINNAAGSSSPVLQGKVGGAQYFDGVTSKISVPASASLDFTSKGSFSLEAWFMSQTPPSQFQAILSRSFSSTGANWYMGINPTNGKARFYISGGGQTASLYGTTVTDNQWHHIAATRNGATGDIKLYVDGVLTAGTNKSFNVDFSGSTSKLEVGSFLGGSLLKGTLDEVAIHSAELSASEILQHFQNGMAGQGYILSPEPVITSSPVTAATVGELYSYDVNAAGTPAPTYSLTASPDVAMTIDPATGLIQWTPALAGTFQVSVKADNGLNPAAVQTFTITVAEATVTPAGLVSYWKLDEQTSGNYADFLQVNNASGTTTPNTQGKVASAQDFDGTTSKLTVPANTSLDFTSKGNFSVETWFKAQTPPPAFQAIISRSFSSTGANWYIGINPVNGKARFYLSGGGQTASLYGTTVTDNQWHHIAATRNGSTGDVKLYVDGVLSASMNKSFSVDFSSPASKLEIGSFLGASLLKGTLDELAFHNTELSSSEILKHFQNGVNGLNYWGQDGSTRTFKVSASPVFEKFSTSASENNVRLTWHTNLNVAGNFELERTSAGQGSWKNIALVSSEGLKDFEFSDKVPSDGKYSYRVKFISRNGGYAYSDVSDVEILPREYNLVQNYPNPFNPATTISYELPSLSRVNLTIYNMLGERVAELVNEIQSAGSYKQVWNASRLASGIYLLRMESRDVASERSFVRTLKMIMMK